In Bryobacteraceae bacterium, the following proteins share a genomic window:
- a CDS encoding ammonium transporter, with protein MRLPILVSGMLALAACSLFAQDAPPTPAELKTAVDGVQKNADIIWTAMAAALVFFMQAGFAMVETGFTRAKSAGNIMMKNLMDFSLGGIAYWAVGFGLMFGVSNGITGGSDFFMNFDNSTPDGQWGYTFWFFQVVFAATAATIVSGAMAERTKFSGYLAYSFFISLLIYPVFGHWAWGNLLNSGNADSGAWLAKRGFIDFAGSTVVHSVGGWAALAGAIVLGPRIGKFDKDGNPRPIPGHSLTLAALGVFILFFGWFGFNAGSTTAANGSLARIAVNTLLAACTGATAALIFSWLKFKTPDIGMSLNGTLAGLVAITAPCASVTTAGALLIGLCAGVLVVVAVLFFDKIKIDDPVGAISVHGVCGAFGTLSAALFHENLFTGAEYDLMGQLVTQLIGIGTAFIWTFPTAFILFQVIKRTIGLRVSAEEEIAGLDLSEHSANAYPDFAAAAPAGGTALYGAGAGGHAAVHSGARAQEA; from the coding sequence GTGAGACTTCCGATCCTAGTGTCCGGCATGTTGGCCTTGGCCGCATGCTCCCTGTTCGCCCAAGATGCCCCCCCAACACCGGCGGAGCTGAAAACCGCCGTCGACGGCGTGCAAAAGAACGCCGATATTATCTGGACCGCAATGGCGGCCGCGCTCGTGTTCTTCATGCAGGCCGGCTTCGCGATGGTGGAGACCGGCTTTACCCGCGCCAAGAGCGCCGGCAACATCATGATGAAGAACCTGATGGACTTCTCGCTCGGCGGCATCGCCTATTGGGCGGTCGGCTTCGGCCTGATGTTCGGAGTTTCGAATGGCATCACCGGCGGGTCCGACTTCTTCATGAACTTCGACAACTCCACTCCCGACGGCCAGTGGGGCTACACGTTCTGGTTCTTCCAGGTTGTGTTCGCCGCCACCGCGGCAACGATCGTTTCCGGCGCGATGGCCGAGCGCACCAAGTTCTCCGGCTACCTCGCCTACAGCTTCTTTATCTCACTGTTGATCTATCCGGTCTTCGGCCACTGGGCCTGGGGCAACCTGCTCAACTCGGGCAACGCCGATTCCGGCGCCTGGCTCGCCAAGCGCGGCTTCATTGACTTCGCCGGCTCCACGGTGGTTCACTCCGTCGGCGGCTGGGCGGCTCTTGCGGGCGCCATCGTGCTCGGCCCGCGCATCGGCAAGTTCGACAAAGACGGCAATCCGCGGCCGATTCCAGGCCACAGCCTGACGCTCGCCGCGCTCGGCGTCTTCATTCTCTTCTTCGGCTGGTTCGGGTTCAACGCCGGCTCCACCACCGCCGCCAACGGCTCTCTGGCGCGGATCGCCGTGAACACGCTGCTCGCCGCCTGCACCGGCGCCACCGCGGCGTTGATCTTCTCGTGGCTGAAGTTCAAGACCCCCGACATCGGCATGTCGCTCAACGGCACGCTGGCCGGCCTGGTCGCCATCACGGCTCCCTGCGCCAGCGTCACCACCGCCGGGGCGCTGCTCATCGGCCTCTGCGCGGGCGTCCTCGTTGTGGTTGCCGTTCTGTTCTTCGACAAGATCAAGATCGACGATCCGGTGGGCGCCATCTCCGTGCACGGCGTCTGCGGCGCCTTTGGGACGCTTTCCGCCGCGCTGTTCCACGAGAACCTGTTCACCGGCGCCGAGTATGACTTGATGGGCCAGCTCGTCACGCAGCTCATCGGAATCGGCACCGCGTTCATCTGGACCTTCCCGACGGCGTTCATCCTCTTCCAGGTGATCAAGCGCACCATCGGTCTTCGCGTCTCGGCCGAAGAAGAAATCGCCGGGCTGGATCTTTCCGAGCACAGCGCCAACGCCTATCCGGACTTCGCTGCCGCCGCACCCGCCGGGGGCACCGCTCTCTACGGCGCCGGCGCCGGCGGGCATGCCGCCGTCCACTCCGGAGCGCGCGCGCAGGAAGCTTGA
- a CDS encoding LytTR family DNA-binding domain-containing protein, giving the protein MRLRVMLVDDEPIARKVLREELELMADIELIAEAETGAEAIRRIEALSPDVVFLDLQMPGQTGFDVIRALNLETFPSFVIVTAYDEYAVEAFQAGALDYLLKPVSADRLALSVARVRQYRGSPRFVGSQMAELRRIAGAAPEERPRQPRKVVGRAGEEYHLLDVQDVLAFQAEREVVRIVTKGNRYLASQPLKDLEARLSGLNFARIHRSVLVNLDHVAKMAPLSSQRWLLTLTNGQQFIVSKRNAKAIQTRLTAS; this is encoded by the coding sequence ATGCGACTCCGTGTGATGCTTGTCGACGACGAACCGATTGCCCGCAAGGTGCTGCGCGAGGAGTTGGAGCTAATGGCGGACATTGAGTTGATTGCAGAGGCAGAGACTGGCGCTGAAGCGATCCGGCGGATCGAGGCGTTGTCGCCCGATGTGGTCTTTCTCGATCTGCAGATGCCCGGACAGACGGGTTTCGACGTGATTCGCGCCCTGAACCTGGAGACCTTCCCCTCATTCGTGATCGTCACTGCTTACGATGAATACGCCGTTGAGGCTTTCCAGGCCGGCGCGCTCGACTACCTGCTGAAGCCGGTCAGCGCGGATCGCTTGGCGCTATCCGTGGCCCGCGTAAGGCAATACCGCGGCAGTCCGCGTTTTGTGGGGAGCCAGATGGCTGAGCTGAGGCGGATCGCCGGAGCGGCGCCGGAGGAGCGGCCGCGGCAGCCGCGGAAGGTGGTGGGCCGTGCCGGTGAAGAGTATCACTTGCTCGACGTGCAAGACGTGCTGGCCTTTCAGGCCGAACGCGAGGTCGTCAGAATCGTCACGAAAGGAAATCGCTACCTGGCATCGCAGCCGCTGAAGGACCTTGAGGCCCGGCTGAGCGGCCTCAACTTCGCGCGGATTCACCGGAGCGTGCTCGTAAATCTCGATCACGTCGCCAAGATGGCGCCGCTCTCCAGCCAGCGGTGGCTGCTCACGCTGACCAACGGCCAGCAGTTCATCGTCAGCAAGCGAAACGCAAAGGCGATCCAAACGCGCCTTACAGCCAGTTGA
- a CDS encoding porin codes for MKKKANHIRTSFLAGVLVVAAPGLSQSPDPPAWSAGPIEFSGLIDGYYSLNFQHPASRTNVLRNFDVRANSFSLNMAKLTMTHDADPVGFTLDLGFGRAFEIFHATEPFQDGTGVMRNILQAYVTLKPEKAGGFQFDFGKFVTSAGAEPTETHLNWNYSRAFLYANGPYYHFGARMSKPITPYWTAGLQLINGWNNVEDNNSGKTIGLTSALTSSKVSLFNNYYVGPEKTGTNTGYRHFLDSVLTLAPHEKANFYINYDIGVDKNPAIDGGNNNWYGIGFAGHFTANSWFSVTPRFEVYNDIDGFITGQSQKLKEFTLTGEVKMAKGFLTRLEYRHDWSDQPYFDKGNGTGNSKSMDTLLAGVVVYFGK; via the coding sequence ATGAAGAAGAAGGCGAACCACATTCGCACCAGCTTTCTCGCCGGAGTACTGGTTGTGGCGGCTCCTGGTCTGAGCCAGTCACCTGATCCCCCTGCCTGGTCTGCAGGACCCATCGAGTTCTCCGGTCTGATCGACGGCTACTATAGCCTTAACTTCCAGCACCCAGCATCCAGGACCAACGTCCTGCGCAACTTCGACGTTCGGGCCAATTCGTTCAGCTTGAACATGGCTAAGCTAACGATGACGCACGACGCCGATCCGGTCGGGTTCACGCTCGACCTCGGCTTCGGACGCGCGTTCGAGATCTTCCATGCCACCGAGCCCTTTCAGGACGGCACCGGCGTGATGCGCAACATCCTCCAAGCCTACGTCACCTTGAAACCGGAGAAGGCGGGCGGATTCCAGTTCGATTTCGGTAAGTTCGTCACCAGCGCCGGCGCCGAACCAACCGAGACTCACCTCAATTGGAACTACTCTCGCGCGTTCCTGTACGCCAACGGCCCCTACTATCACTTCGGCGCGCGGATGTCGAAACCGATTACGCCCTACTGGACCGCCGGCCTGCAATTGATCAACGGCTGGAACAACGTGGAAGACAACAACAGCGGCAAGACCATCGGACTCACCAGCGCGCTCACGAGTTCGAAGGTGTCGTTGTTCAACAACTATTACGTCGGGCCGGAGAAGACCGGCACCAACACCGGGTACCGCCACTTTCTGGACTCGGTGCTGACGCTGGCGCCGCACGAGAAGGCCAATTTCTACATCAACTACGATATCGGCGTTGACAAGAACCCGGCGATCGACGGCGGGAACAACAACTGGTACGGCATCGGCTTCGCCGGACACTTCACGGCCAATAGCTGGTTCTCGGTGACGCCGCGCTTCGAAGTCTACAACGACATCGACGGGTTCATTACCGGCCAGAGCCAGAAGCTCAAGGAATTCACTCTTACCGGAGAGGTGAAGATGGCGAAGGGCTTCCTGACGCGGCTGGAGTACCGGCACGATTGGTCCGACCAGCCGTACTTCGACAAGGGCAACGGCACCGGCAACAGCAAGAGCATGGATACGCTGCTTGCCGGCGTGGTGGTCTACTTCGGCAAGTAG
- a CDS encoding P-II family nitrogen regulator, whose translation MKKIEAIIQPFKLEEVKEALKGIGVDGMTVTEVRGHGRQKGHKEVYRGQEYMVDLLPKVKLELVVASSRLEEVIKTLTAAARTGKIGDGKVFIYDVAEAIRIRNDDRGETAL comes from the coding sequence ATGAAGAAGATCGAAGCGATCATTCAGCCATTCAAACTGGAAGAGGTGAAGGAAGCCCTCAAGGGGATCGGCGTCGACGGGATGACGGTCACCGAGGTCCGCGGCCACGGCCGCCAGAAGGGACATAAAGAGGTCTATCGCGGCCAGGAGTATATGGTTGACCTGCTGCCGAAGGTGAAACTTGAACTCGTCGTCGCTTCCTCACGGCTGGAAGAAGTGATCAAGACCCTCACCGCCGCCGCCCGCACCGGAAAGATCGGCGACGGCAAGGTGTTTATCTACGACGTCGCCGAAGCGATACGCATCCGGAACGATGACCGTGGAGAGACCGCTCTCTAG
- a CDS encoding ammonium transporter, with translation MLRIYRYTPVILGALAALPLAAQTQEEQIKALESAVAAAQSAGDNAWMLTSAALVLMMTGPGLALFYSGLVRRKNVLGTMMQSFIMMAVATVIWAVAGYSIAFGEATPYFGDLRYLMLNGVGAEPNADYAGTIPQQTFMVFQLMFAIITPALITGAFAERMKFTGMVVFCSLWLLVVYCPMAHMVWGKGGLFNAFLGGALPCLDFAGGTVVHITSGVSALVCALYLGKRQGYGQESMKPHSLVLSVIGACLLWVGWFGFNAGSALGSSGLATSAFVATHFGAAAATLGWLAAEMFHSGKPSVLGGISGAVAGLVAITPASGFVSPTSALIIGFLAGLFCFLMVVVLKAKLGYDDSLDAFGVHGAGGTLGAILTGVFATKSVNGGLTAGGLVDGNAGQVVNQLAGTAIAWILAAIGTIVLLKITDLAVGLRVSPEEETTGLDLSMHGEDGYSLEA, from the coding sequence ATGTTGAGGATCTATCGATACACACCAGTCATTCTCGGCGCCCTGGCGGCTTTGCCTCTGGCGGCCCAGACACAGGAAGAACAAATCAAGGCGCTCGAGAGCGCTGTCGCGGCGGCCCAATCGGCTGGCGACAACGCTTGGATGCTTACAAGCGCCGCCCTCGTGCTGATGATGACCGGGCCGGGCTTGGCGCTTTTCTATAGCGGCCTCGTGCGGCGCAAGAATGTCCTCGGAACGATGATGCAGAGCTTCATTATGATGGCCGTCGCCACCGTCATTTGGGCCGTGGCCGGCTACAGCATCGCTTTCGGCGAGGCGACGCCCTACTTCGGCGACCTTCGCTACCTGATGCTGAACGGCGTGGGCGCGGAGCCCAACGCCGACTACGCGGGGACCATTCCGCAGCAGACGTTCATGGTCTTCCAGTTGATGTTCGCCATCATCACGCCCGCCCTCATTACCGGCGCATTCGCCGAGCGAATGAAGTTCACGGGCATGGTGGTGTTCTGCTCGCTTTGGCTTCTGGTTGTGTATTGCCCGATGGCGCACATGGTTTGGGGCAAGGGCGGGCTGTTCAACGCCTTCCTCGGCGGCGCTTTGCCTTGTCTCGATTTCGCCGGCGGAACGGTGGTTCACATCACGTCCGGAGTCTCGGCGCTGGTGTGCGCGCTCTATCTCGGCAAGCGGCAAGGTTACGGACAGGAATCGATGAAGCCTCACAGCCTCGTGTTGAGCGTCATTGGCGCGTGCCTGCTGTGGGTGGGCTGGTTCGGATTCAACGCCGGTAGCGCGCTCGGATCTTCCGGCCTCGCCACCAGCGCCTTCGTCGCCACGCACTTCGGAGCCGCCGCCGCCACTCTCGGGTGGCTGGCCGCCGAGATGTTCCATTCGGGCAAGCCGAGCGTTCTCGGAGGCATTTCGGGAGCGGTCGCGGGCCTGGTGGCCATCACCCCGGCCTCCGGTTTCGTCAGCCCGACCTCGGCTCTGATTATCGGCTTCCTGGCCGGCCTGTTTTGCTTCTTGATGGTTGTGGTTCTGAAGGCGAAGCTCGGCTATGACGACTCGCTCGACGCGTTCGGCGTCCATGGCGCCGGCGGCACCCTCGGAGCGATTCTCACTGGCGTGTTCGCCACCAAGTCCGTCAACGGCGGTCTCACCGCCGGCGGCCTGGTGGACGGCAACGCCGGCCAGGTGGTGAACCAGTTGGCCGGCACGGCGATCGCCTGGATTCTGGCTGCCATCGGGACGATCGTTCTGCTCAAGATTACCGACCTCGCGGTGGGCCTGCGCGTCTCGCCGGAAGAAGAAACCACCGGCCTCGACCTCAGCATGCACGGCGAGGATGGGTATAGCCTGGAAGCGTGA
- a CDS encoding sensor histidine kinase yields MQTITSSDWINLCGHAAGVALFVSFLVLARRQSRFRIGGEGLTLFVVAMALVWDIGSIAVIAMGPGRGAVQEALATVALSALSLLPAGLFQIAMRRSFGGLVRTGYGLSAAAVAAHASEVLFARPALHQWGLAVVTFGFGGLTAFAVARLYWASGATAGREATARAVSAMSLFLLAVSFAHFNGGHITDAWGEELVVHHAGIPLALWVLLQDYRFVFLDALIGVIANGVLAAGLSWLVFRLAAPVELPLQVLIGVAAFYVFGFLRNQTRNLLSHLVFRQPGEEAIRESLGRIRTVGDSEEKYLKDVAGEMAGLMGAGVVGIAPAVPAPPTAAAAVRIRMSATESRYVLLGDRREGRPYLTADYDALERLAAAAGEQLERLRLLENEKLSARAELRALQAQINPHFLFNALNTLYGITPREATLARRLTLSLAELFRYFLRTGHTSVTVREELEIVRSYLAIEEQRLGGKLEFSIDAPEACLRIPIPMLSIQPLVENAVKHGVAANPAGGTIRIAAEPKAGALTIEVRDSGAGSGQGAPKTAGAGIGLSNVRRRLELRYGPEASLELSVRPDGTVARLLIPVHPEADLDPARGSAPVASNQPISRR; encoded by the coding sequence ATGCAGACCATAACGAGCAGCGACTGGATCAACCTATGCGGCCATGCCGCGGGCGTCGCGTTGTTTGTCAGCTTTCTCGTTCTGGCCCGCCGTCAGTCCCGTTTCCGGATCGGCGGCGAAGGTCTCACGCTCTTCGTGGTCGCGATGGCGCTCGTTTGGGACATCGGCTCCATTGCCGTCATCGCAATGGGCCCGGGCCGCGGCGCCGTGCAGGAGGCTCTCGCCACCGTTGCGCTTTCCGCGCTCAGCCTGCTTCCGGCCGGGCTCTTTCAGATCGCGATGCGCCGTTCTTTTGGGGGCCTCGTTCGAACCGGCTACGGCCTCAGCGCGGCCGCCGTGGCCGCCCACGCGAGCGAGGTTCTCTTCGCCAGGCCCGCTCTTCACCAGTGGGGACTCGCCGTGGTCACGTTCGGCTTCGGCGGGTTGACAGCGTTCGCGGTGGCGCGCCTCTATTGGGCATCCGGCGCCACGGCCGGCCGTGAGGCGACGGCCCGCGCCGTCAGCGCGATGTCGCTCTTCCTGCTTGCCGTGTCATTCGCCCACTTCAACGGCGGGCACATCACCGACGCATGGGGCGAAGAACTCGTGGTCCACCACGCCGGAATTCCCCTGGCTCTTTGGGTGCTGCTGCAGGACTACCGCTTCGTCTTCCTCGACGCTCTCATCGGTGTGATCGCAAACGGAGTGCTGGCGGCCGGCCTCTCGTGGCTGGTCTTCCGGCTGGCAGCGCCGGTTGAACTCCCGCTGCAGGTGCTCATCGGAGTAGCAGCGTTCTACGTATTCGGATTCCTCCGCAACCAGACCCGGAACCTGCTCTCCCACCTCGTGTTCCGCCAGCCGGGCGAGGAGGCGATCCGCGAGAGCCTGGGCAGGATCCGCACCGTGGGCGACAGCGAGGAAAAGTATCTCAAGGATGTCGCGGGCGAAATGGCCGGGCTGATGGGCGCCGGCGTCGTCGGGATCGCCCCTGCCGTTCCGGCGCCGCCGACGGCGGCGGCAGCGGTGCGGATCCGGATGTCGGCCACCGAGAGCCGCTACGTCCTCCTGGGTGACCGACGCGAGGGCCGGCCGTATCTCACCGCCGACTACGACGCCTTGGAACGTCTTGCCGCCGCCGCCGGCGAGCAACTGGAACGGCTGCGCCTCCTCGAAAACGAGAAGCTCTCCGCACGCGCCGAATTGCGTGCGCTGCAAGCTCAGATCAACCCGCATTTCCTGTTCAACGCGCTCAATACCCTCTACGGAATCACCCCGCGCGAGGCGACCCTGGCCCGGCGGTTGACGCTCAGCCTGGCTGAGCTCTTCCGATACTTTCTCCGCACCGGCCACACGAGCGTCACAGTGCGCGAGGAGTTGGAGATCGTACGGTCTTACCTCGCCATCGAAGAGCAGCGCCTGGGAGGGAAGCTGGAATTTTCGATTGACGCTCCCGAAGCCTGCCTTCGCATTCCGATTCCGATGCTCTCGATCCAGCCGCTGGTTGAGAACGCAGTCAAGCATGGAGTGGCCGCAAACCCGGCCGGAGGGACGATACGGATCGCGGCGGAGCCGAAAGCGGGTGCGCTTACCATCGAGGTGCGCGACTCCGGAGCCGGGTCCGGACAGGGCGCGCCGAAGACGGCCGGCGCCGGAATTGGGCTCTCAAACGTCCGCCGCCGGCTGGAGTTGCGCTACGGCCCGGAAGCGTCGCTAGAGCTGAGCGTGCGGCCCGACGGAACCGTCGCGCGGCTGCTGATCCCCGTTCACCCCGAGGCGGACTTGGACCCGGCGCGCGGATCCGCGCCCGTCGCCTCCAACCAGCCGATCTCGCGCAGGTAG